In Corylus avellana chromosome ca8, CavTom2PMs-1.0, the genomic stretch ctttttcaatttaaatttcatTCTTTTATGGTTAGGATATATAGGACAATAATTAAATGAACTTTTTGCATTCTGAATACCTAAATTTGAGCTAAAACTCGATTTTGGAATGACCACCCCAGTTGTCTTTTTGAGTTTAATTGTGCTTATCAGCAGTTTGTTTGAGTTGATTAGAAAACTTACACTTTTTGCAGCTTAGGCTTTCGGAACCCAATATGAGTTTGAGGCTTTAGGATGGGAAATACAGAGTACTGGAAACAAGCTGCTCAAAGCCTCAAACTCATATTGGGTTCCGAAAGCCTAAGCTGCAAAAAGTGTAAGTTTTCTAATCAACTCAAACAAACTGCTGATAAGCACAATTAAACTCAAAAAGACAACTGGGGTGGCTATTCCAAAATCGAGTTTTAGCTCAAATTTAGGTATTCAGAattcaaaaagttcatttaatTATTGTCCTATATATCCTAaccataaaagaaagaaatttaaattgaaaaagaattaccaagtcttaaaggatctcgGTAAGGACTTGGCAAGGCAGACTTGTTGAGTTTCTCTAGATTGGCAAAAGCAATTCAGCAATGAAACTCAAATGCTCAAAGGTATGCAATTTATATTGTTGCCTCTAGACCCAGGGCCAGtgagactgagagagagagagagagaggagtctGTTGACGAGTCAACGTTTGAAAGTTTAGAAGTAAAGTTGTCTACGCCAAGAATGTATATTTTAGGAAGTCTTTCAACTGGAACCCAGTTTCAAAAGATTTCCTAACGTATAGATGAATGACTTTGAACATACTCACTTTGCTTCTCATTCCCGATTCATTTTTCTCAGACAACCTTTAATAATTCAAGTATCGGAGTATCCCCAGTTCTTTGGAAACCGACGGATTTCTGATGACCATTTTCTCTGATTTCTGATGGCCATTAATATGTTGTAAGTTCTCTAGAACTTAAAGGGACAAAATGAAAATTGCAAGAGGCAACATATATAGAAGAGGCCACAAACCTGGTCACAGAAGCTTAGATCTTCTGACTGAGCTACCTTCAACAGGCATCCCTCGCACACTCTCCTGCAAATATGTCGATCACAGCGCTCACATTCTTAAATGATCTTGAACCTGTCCTCATTAGCAAAGTTAGCCTTATGATTGGCTCCCCTTTTTCATTCACTTCTCTTCCCCTACCACCCGGGTTTATTCCACAAAACCCCCTTCACATCTCAATAAATCGAAAACCTGCAGCTTCTTCTCCTTCCCCATGCCCCCCACATTATGCCTCATCACTACCGCCTTCTCAAAAAACAGTATGCCCCATCTcctttcttgaattcttccacTGCAACTTCCCCAAAGTTTGCTTGCATTAGGTTCTGAAGCCATGATCCTATTCTACCCCTGAGCTCTCCCCAATGGTACAGCACCCATTTTGTTGGCCCTATGCACCCATTCTTCATGGACCAACCAACGAATGGAGCCATAGCAGTCACCCCATGCCATAAATTTACATAATCATAGTAAGTGTCCGACACGAAGGCCAAGCCCTTCATGTACACTGCTGATTCTGGAAGACTCTCTGGCCATGCCAAGGCATTTGAATTTTTGGTGCCGTCTCCTGTGTTGCGACCCTTGATGCACAGAAGCCTTCCCATGGATGCTTGTGAAGGGAAGTAGAGGTACTCTGCTTCTTTATCCTCGTGGGTGTCGTTCAAGGAGCTCATGCACCAAGTGTTCCCTGTCATAGCAGTTGCAGCAAATCTGAGGTCTTTCAAAGGAAGGAAAGTAACCGAGTCTCGGAGCTTTGAGGTTAGAATGTCGGTTTTGTCGGGCTGACTAGGATTTGGGTTGGCATCATCAAGTACCATTCCTCTCCATTTATTGAAGAAAACCCATGATGCAGTagaggatgaagatgaagaatcATCGAAAGGGGAGGTTTCTGTACGGGAAAGGATGAGAACCAGAAGCAGTAAAAGGACCCATATGATGAGTTTGGTTGAGAAGAAGTCACACTCGCCCTATATATGGGTCAAAAGCTTTGCGGGTACTTTCCTCCAACACCATCTCGCTCGAGATGAGTTGACATGCGAGAGTTCAGAGTATTTTCATGATTTATATGATAGAAGTTCTAGTCTCGAGATTGATCTCATTTTATTTTGGATATAAATTTctccaaaaaagaaatttcCAGCCaatattttaggctttagcagAGCAGCGGATGCCGAATCTCCTTGGTGTCGTGTGTACAACTCGCATTAGGGGTGGTTTTGATACACAGAACTGATCTACAACTGATGTTGATAAGATataataagattatatataagCCAAATATCGAATTCTTTACCTTGTCAGCGTTGGTGGGAGAAAACATTATTTATGAAGTTGTGTTGAGCGATCCACCATTAACGGCAGTTGACTTTGAATAGAGCAAATTAAACAATGTCCAGTGGATGAGAGACAAGGCAATAAAAATGCTCTGAAAATCCAGAAGCCACTAAACAGTAAAGAAACGTAAGAGAAGACAAAATATCACAACTAGAAAGAGCCAGAAATTCCTTACTTCGAAAAGCCCCACGTTTCTTTTCTTTAAGGAGATAATATTCTACAATTTTCTAACAAATATTTACAAGAAGGGCCAGTATTTGCCCATTTCTGCAAGTGTGGGGGGGATGTCAAATCATAGAACGCTAATGATTCTATTTACACATTAGTTGTGTCAGTAGATCATATTAGAACCATTATTAGGTCAAAATAGCAAACACCAAAATAAAGAATAGAAATGAGATCTCAAGCTACAAATTATCCGGTCACCATCTTGATCTGGAAAGTCAACTTGTAATCATCATTTGCACCAATTCAAGCTCATCTCAAATCCACATAATGAAAAGAGTGGAGAAAGTGATATTGGTGGAGTCAGTCTTGTCGGTAGGATCAAAAAGCTCTGCAGAGATTGTTAGCCTTCATGTTAGATGAACCATGCTGCTCTATTGGACCTGTAGTACCACACACTCTACTCCTCTTTGGTCCAGAAATCCTAACATGTGAGACTGCAGTGGCTAGGGCATCGACTAAACCCAAGTCATCCTGATCCTCTGACTTGCAACTTTCAGATAATGAACCAGGGCTTGAATCCTGGCTGAGAGAGCCGCTGAGTATCCTGTTTCCATCTGACTTTAATCCAGGTGCAACCACATGTTGCCGGTTAGGTGCTCCGATATGGTTCTTCAATTTCGATCTAAGGGGTAGAGTCTTGGGCGTGCACTCTGTGTAGAACAATAACCATGGATGCCCTGAAGCAACACCGATTCGAATCTCAATTAGATAGAAGAATTACATCCCCAGAAATCAGTCGTCATTTAGTCTAAGAGCAGATCAGGATTACAAAGGAAACACACAAACACGGCCTGCTCAATTGTGCTAAAAGGTTAAAAggaaacaagcaaacaaagaaaagaataaaataggCCAGTGCAAGCAGATATAATATGACCTTCAGTGATTGACAGACCAGCAACGTGTGTCAAAATAAAGGGACAGGTTCACCGTGAAAACATTTTAACGCAACACAGCATCTGAATGCAAAACTTACAAGATTAGGCAATATTTTGTAGAATATTTAAGTATGCAGGGTCAAAAGGGGAGCAGATACAGAAGTTAGCATAGTCCTAATTAAAAGTTTCCTTGCCATTAGTGGAGTAAGGAATTTCTCGCTAGTGGTATAGATTCTTACTTAATACTTCATCTGCAGTTATCCTTGCCGAAACATCCCTCGTCAGCATTCTACCAAGAAGATCTTGAGCAAATTTAGATATCAACTTCCATTCCCCACTGTGGAAATCAAGCTCGACATTCTTAATCGCCTCAAAAATCGCTTCTTTGGAATCTCCACGAAAGGGAAGAGCACCGACCAAGAGAGCATGGAGGAGAACACCAGCACTCCAAATATCGACCTTCTCAGAATATTTTCCTAACAAAACTTCTGGGGCAACATAAGCAGGACTTCCAGCCAATCCGGTCAAGCTCTGGCCTGCAGTATAATAATTTTCTCATTTCATAAGTAGGCTGACAGTTTTCACAGATAACCAACAATCTACAAGAAAGATGCTAACGACTTAGTTACATTTAAAGAGGGAAAAGTGTAATGAAAGCCAAGCAGGAACATAGAACACAGGACCAATATCAGATatggtaataaaaaaaagggttggcaTACAACGGTATATATAAAAGCAGttgagaaataattaaaagagaaaatccAACAAAATGATGGCAGATGGTTGACAATGATTTCACTAAAGATGCAAGCTCATTACTAGTGGTTAATATCCTCTAGAAATTCTCATCCCTTTGCTAAGGCATGCAATAACAAGACCCTTTGACATGCAAACCCACAAGCTTAGTCACAGATATCAAGTTTCAAAATATAACCAGGAACATGGTACTACCAGCaagtatagaaaaataaaatcatgcaCTGCCAATTTAACgagacatttttttaaaatgatcaCCAATATCATGAAACATGATAGAAATATCCACCTGCAAAGACTCGAAACATGATTATgtgttttatataattttttgattaTCTCCAACCAATAAAATACACATGCATACATGCACGCACACGCAAACACACAGAGTATATAGGGACAGCTTGGGTTGACTCCTCCATTGGTCTCTTTACATACCAAATATGAAAACTAACCCTCTTGacttttttaagttaaaaagtaaTTCAAGTTATAGTAGTAATTATTGAAATGGTTATTCAGATAAAGATAGGCACCCTTTTCCACAAAGTTCTGTCTGGAGGAAATGAAAGAACCCCTTCACTTCTGATCTTCTGCATTTGATTGTTCCATGCAATGTTTCTGAAACAGACACAACTTTGGCCCCCCACATTCAGCTACCTACATGTTGTCTGGGagtatgcatgatggttgtctGATATGCCTATGGAAAAGGAATGAAAATACAGTTTCAAGGATCAATAAATTCGAGAGGCCTAATCCTAAGTCCTCCACTTTAGACTTCCCCTTAAGACACTCCTCTTCCTTTGCTGCTTCACTTGCAATCTTGGGTTTCCCACTTCCAAATGAATGGAAGCCTAATTAATCAAGTTTGAACTGCTTTGCTGCCCCTTTTCCAGGGAGACAGATGACTGGCTACAGGATGACCATTGTTTTCTAGTTtgaattttaacaaataaaattttcaagtctAAGTCTAAGTCTTATCTAACCTAATTCCTAAATTAAAGAATACGATATTAAGGGTTCATTTTCCTAGCATACATTGATCATCCTTCGTCCAAtacattatttttcaatataaggATGTCTAGTTGACATCAGAATAGAAATCAGAATTAAATGTAAGGATGCATAGATGGCAGTTCAACTTAATGGAACTGTGATAAAAGACATAGAAACACTTCCTAGGAGCATCCTTCATCAAACTTCCATATTTGATTCTGATTCTTAATCAGATGTCAAATAGACATAGTAATTGGCCCTGTAGAGCATATACATACGCTCGTTctgatagaattttttttttaaaaaaaaaaaaaaaaaaaaaaaagaatcatttcTCAATTAGGTATAATCAGTCATTATAGAAAAATGCTCAGCAGGATTCCTTTTAGAAGCTAAATTGATACGATCCATTTGgctttttttcatttgttgtgGTCTTGTCACAGCTGGCAGATCAGGCGATGCATGATCAGCGCCACCCTTTTCGACGAATCTTTCCACTTTTGGACTCCTCTGTCACCCTTGGTCTAGTTTATCCGATCTTTGTAACAAGCCCTTCTCGAacaacacataaaagaacttcttttataagaaaatgaagaaaatgggCTGATGTTTTCTCCTCTATATACCATGGTGAAACACTTACCACGCTCAACATCAAATCATTCTCCTATGATCCAGATTGACAAAGGTGTGCCTTTTCATCAGTCTTCATTCAATTGTCGGAGCATGTAGATTAAACACAGAAGCGTAATACTTAGTTTAATCAAACAGCAACAGAAAGGTACAAGCTGGGGGTATCACTCCCTGCTCTCTTGGTTAATCTATATCATTTATCTATTAAAATGATGTATCCTTCGCCCGACCCTCAACCTCTGTATTTTCATGTGCTTGGAATATTTGTTGCTGCTCTAAACATgcatttaaaacatttttattgcGCAAGAAGCATTCAAAAACATTCAAACACTAAACTCGTGGTGCTACTGAGTCAGGTGAagaaattacaataaaaaaggGAACAAAATAGACAATTCATAAGTAACATTCTGTGTAGCAGGTATTCAGAACTAACCATTAGAAATTCTCGTGGCCAGGCCAAAATCAGCTAGCTTTATCTTTCCCAATGTAGTGAGCAGAATATTCTCAGGCTTAATATCTCTATGCACAACTCCCATATCATGACAATACTTTATCACTAACATCACTTCCTTGAATATATTGGCCGCACGGTGCTCTGAATACTGAACTTCTTGGACCATctgattgatcaaacatcccCCAGAGCACAACTCCATCACAAGATGAAAACAGTCAGACTCCTCGTACACAGCCTGCAATGTTACAACCCCGGGATGACCAGACAAGTGCTGCATTATCTCTACCTCCCTATGAACTGTTTCCTCCCCCTTCCGCAAAGTCTTGCATGCATATTCCACTCCACTAACCCTAGACCGACACATCCAAACTGATCCAAATTTGCCTTTCCCAATTGTGGCACCTGAAATGTAATCATCCTCAATCTTATTCTTCCGACCCATTTGGGTAGCAACATCTATACACCCTATCTTTCTCTTGAGACCTCTCCCAGGTGGGACCAAAGAGGAAGTCCCACACGGCGGAGCAGTGGCAATGCCCGCAAGCCTATTTTTACAAGAAATAACGGATTCAGTATCGGCATCTTCTTTACACCTCTTGTTCAGCCTTGTATAATCTTCTAGCGAATAATGAGAGGTGAAATACGATGGTGGCGAATCATGGGTTGGTGTTAAAGTGGCTGGTGAGCTCGCATCTGCTTCGCTtcctttcctcttcttcctcatcaaaTCAGATAAACTGATAATATCATACCCTCTATTTTGCTGCTCAGAAAAcatttaaaaacgaaaaaaaaaaaattattcgaataataataaaatatcgtCATACACTACCCAAAATTTCCAAGAAGAAGATTCAAAACCCagtaaaatgaaattttcagCTCTCTAGGAAAACGAAAAGCGATGAATTacacaaaatatgatttctttGCATTTGTCGCACCAATATACAATTGATGTCAGATTAATCTTCAAATACTAGGAAAAGAAATTGAGGGTCATTAAAGAATTAAGGAAAAAGAGTTAACCTTTGCGCCAAGACAATGCCCCCGACTTCGAGATATCAGATTGTTGGGTACACAGAAAGAGATCCAAAAGCTATGAACAAGGATTGTTAGAGAAAATTGGAAACGAAAATTGGCCTATCCGTATCAAATCGGGAGGAATTAGGATCGGAacagaaaccctagaaaaaaaGATTAGGAACAGAAGTCTTAATTTCTACGTATCAAATAATTAGATAGAGGTGGGTTTGGGCTTTTGCCTGTTTTCGCCTAAACCACGCACGTGTCTTAGCAAAAATATCTGACTCTGACCCTGACCCTGACCCTGAGGGCCTGAAACCTTTTTGTGTTGGAGATTATAACCCGGGTGCAGTAACACGGGGGATTCGGTGTGGGCTCGGAATCTGTAACGTCGATTTCTTGAGATGCGCGGATATCGGAGAGATCTTGGGATTTGCGCCGATGTTTGTTGGTCTGAGATACCGACATAAGACTATTTTGACACATGTGATGATTGAAGAGACGTGTGCGACAGCGTTGCAGGCGCACTTAGATctgtttctttttccctttttctattGGTTGGgtaatcttttaaaattctttGATTGCATTTAAggaaataaaatcatatttaataGTAGCTTTTTCCAAACAAATAgcgtttcttttttttcttttttttttttaaaaaatatatataaggacagagatttcttctaaattagttggagaaatttttttcagaTCAGGTTATAAAAgcagagtaatgctataagtctttctAGAGTTTTtttagagtcatctcaaatgtgatatgacttttaaaatcattaatagatCAAAGTTTAATACATTACATCGCAAATTcaactataattttaaaagttacatcacatttgagatgactctaagATGATTCTAAAAAGACTCataatatttctcataaaagtaacatgtgtcaatttttttaatagcatgtgagatgcatatgagtttttagtaaaatttatttcaactttatctctactattaaaaaaagtatatttatcTTAAATGTTTAAATGATACGTGTTCAAataatacatgtcatttttatatattgaattcgAGGAAATTCTTCCATCCCgagaggaaaactctgtcctaaATGTAATCATGACTTACAACAACTATTTCAAAAATGTTGTAATctccaaaacaaaattttataataatcaaccttttttatttttatagaaagacgtattttgtgtcatttttttacaaattttttttgttcatcttaaaattaaaaaattaaattaccaCTGAATTTGTATAACTCAAATGTGGATCCGGcatatttaatgataaatttgtgTATCTCTTATATGGAGATGGACAACAAATGTgcaagaaaattaatttaaccatttctttCTAATCAATACAAATGATGACCATTAAGAAGTAAATAGACAAATAACTACTATTATGCTCTTATTCACCCTGTATTTTgcttaaataaaattgttattcaTCCTTTCAATTTGAGAGGCCATTAGTAATTTAGTAGTCCATTATTACTACTATCATATATTAGGTTTAATAACCAAAGATTTATGATTATATCCCTATCATATAATTAGAATGATTTAactgtagtgccccagaattttcaaagctatttaaatagattattctgataatgatgttattttaatatccattgtagctaaggattttaattcttgggaaatttatgagagtggtaattagagaatggtaattggtgaaataataggatagcaaatggaaggtagaatagtatagggtaggtagaatagtaaatagtaggtataatagtatttggtgggtgaaatagtaaatgaatggtagaattgtaaattgaaggtagaatagtatttgattttctcctataaatagagctcttctccttcacaattttcaccactcatctcctctcccatctcttgcatatattcttccttcttccactttttactcggtctttcttctttctaagagtgtttactcagaacagagagagaaagggcgagaccaagcgctacaagaaagaaagaacacaagagatagcggactttagaaagtagtttcaaaagatatactagtggtgttagtcatattggagcaactagattccttcataccacttctagcttcagtctagaggtaagtaaattcactaccccttctaaaattacttcatgtcatgctatttatatattcttgtattaaattgtaatgattattctatttacgtattatgaagttatgttgcatgcatgaaggatttctaaaagaattatctagaaagtttctatttatttaaacgctttctaagtacaacaagtttatatttgaaaaggtttccattttgagaaaagaaagttgagaaatgatgatgatt encodes the following:
- the LOC132191025 gene encoding uncharacterized protein LOC132191025, translated to MVLDDANPNPSQPDKTDILTSKLRDSVTFLPLKDLRFAATAMTGNTWCMSSLNDTHEDKEAEYLYFPSQASMGRLLCIKGRNTGDGTKNSNALAWPESLPESAVYMKGLAFVSDTYYDYVNLWHGVTAMAPFVGWSMKNGCIGPTKWVLYHWGELRGRIGSWLQNLMQANFGEVAVEEFKKGDGAYCFLRRR
- the LOC132189867 gene encoding serine/threonine-protein kinase PEPKR2, with protein sequence MRKKRKGSEADASSPATLTPTHDSPPSYFTSHYSLEDYTRLNKRCKEDADTESVISCKNRLAGIATAPPCGTSSLVPPGRGLKRKIGCIDVATQMGRKNKIEDDYISGATIGKGKFGSVWMCRSRVSGVEYACKTLRKGEETVHREVEIMQHLSGHPGVVTLQAVYEESDCFHLVMELCSGGCLINQMVQEVQYSEHRAANIFKEVMLVIKYCHDMGVVHRDIKPENILLTTLGKIKLADFGLATRISNGQSLTGLAGSPAYVAPEVLLGKYSEKVDIWSAGVLLHALLVGALPFRGDSKEAIFEAIKNVELDFHSGEWKLISKFAQDLLGRMLTRDVSARITADEVLRHPWLLFYTECTPKTLPLRSKLKNHIGAPNRQHVVAPGLKSDGNRILSGSLSQDSSPGSLSESCKSEDQDDLGLVDALATAVSHVRISGPKRSRVCGTTGPIEQHGSSNMKANNLCRAF